The genomic region ATTAAATGATTCCAAGTTTCCAACTTTTCAATATTTAACCACCTTAGTGGTCAGGTAATCAGTAAATGATTTTAACATGCAGCGATATAATTCGAAATTGAAACTCTAGTACTAAATATTACCTTTTCTCATTGGTAACCTCTGATGCAATGGATTTCAACTCGCCACGTACATGATCGTTGTTTAGCGCAATCCATTGTTCCATTTGTGCTAGTCCAACAGGATACCAATGACCGGTTTGGAAAGGAGTTGCCCCTGGACGGGACTTGCTAGTTTGAGAAGCACAAAAACTAAAACCAACAAGCCTTTCACGGAGTTCTCTTTCACTGCTTCCAAGAATTGCTATCCACTTGGTTACTTGTTCGTCCATAGAACAGCATTCCCCTTTAGTGTTTTGAACTTCGCTGGATATTCGTGTGATTTCATCAGCATCCAGCTGCGCCAACATTACTCGTCTACAAATTATATTGAGCAAGTGTAGCATGCGAGAAGGAACACCTGACAAACTTGAAGAGACCTGCAGTAAAGTCTTTTCACTGGGAAGGTCCGTATGAAATCCCGGAAAAGACAGAGAGATCCACTTGATGAGTAAATGCTCTACATATCTTGGCATGCTGACCTTGAAGTCCAATAATGCCAAAATTATATCCAAAAGAACTAGGGGCCTATCAAGACACTGATATTGGTTCAAAGACCATATGATATTGGAACCCCAATTGGTTAAATCTTTCTCTGCCAAACCGGAATGTTCTTCAGTGTAAAATGGAACAGGACGATTCAAGCAAATATCCACATGTAGCCCACCAATCCAATGGTAATCAATAGCTGCTCTCAGTACCCTGCTCATGGTTCAAGAACAAAAATATCACAATTCCATATTTGTGGAATTTTTTCATTAAAACTTCGTTAGCAATAGACAAGGACAAAGAAAACAAATACTTAGTAGGAAAATAACTATTGACATGTATACAAGATTGGTTCAAAACACTAATTATTCGGGTAATTATACACTTTTTTATCTCCAAACTATTCCCCCCTTCTCTTCACACAGAGCCAAAACAGAATGCCAAAAGGTGAACTCAAGCTGAGAAATCATTTTGTACCTTCCTTCATACATTCGATTCAGTTTCTCAACATCAAAGCAATGAACCTGCAATAAACAAGTATAAATACTCAATAGAAACCTCATATAGtcaaagaagaaaaattaaactTCTAAATATTCTTGCAGCATATGCCTGGTTGAggaattaaaagataaaataaaattaaaggtaGGAACTTCAAATTAACATGAATTATCTTCTTTTAAATTAGGGCTAACAAATCAATGCTAAACTCTAAGGTGACTGCTTCTATGAGTGAATGCATTGGCTAAATAGAAAATTGGATTAAACAACTAAAAAAAATGGAACAGCTGTGGAAAGATACTACTGATGTGATCAGTAAGAATATCATTCAATAGCTGTGATTTAGATTTCAGACAACAGGTAGGGACAACAGATTCAAACCAGAGACTATTATGATTATGTCCCAACAAAAGGGCCAGAGCAACATGCGTTGAATTAATAGAAGAATGATTTAGATATTCTGGATAAATGCATAAAACTTCCAGAAAGCCAAGATCATTTTTTAGCTTGGGAATCGCGCACACTTTTTTGGAATCAATAAAACAAATTCAGAagaggaaagaaaaaagaagaaagaaaaacaacaCTATTAAGTTCCCTCCTTGAGCATTTGCTTCACTCATCACACATGGTTTAGTTAACGTTGCAAAATGAATGCAAAGAACAATGTTAGAACTGGTAGTTAGAAAGGGGAAAAAATGAGAAACAATCTGTTCATCTGTCCATCAATATACAAAGTTACTAATATGAGGAAGACTTAGAGCTCCTCTACTCACTAACAAATGTCAAAGACCCCTACCTAATCCCTATTTCTGATTGAGATTCCCTATATAGTGAACAAGGTTCCTTGAACTCAACAAGTACTAGATAGCTAAATGTTCTTAAAAATAGCATCTATAAGATGATTGCTAGTTCATTCTCTGTTTCTTGCTTTTTTCATATTAAAGGATGATGGGATATACAAAATTCCTAGATTTTTGGGCACTGCCTTTAATTTTTGTCTGGGCAATCAAGAATCCTGTGATTTTGGACAATGCACACAGGGTATGTACAAGTGAAAAGATTttctgaaaataaaagaaaataccaTACAGTAGCGACAACAAGATTTCCAGGTGAAACTGCTGCACCAAGGCATGAATCATATACATCATTTGAAGCCTGCAAGGAAAAAGGTGCATGTCTGCTTAAGGGGCGGAAATGGCAGAAGTCATATGAAAAGAGAGtaaaaaaggacaaaaataaCATACGCTGGATGAATTGTTATTATGAGGCATATGAACAGGTACTTCTTCTAGGCATCTATCGCGCAAAATCCAGCTACGCACTAAATTATCCTACAAATATTTAAAAAACCAATCACGACTAAATCCCCATATGGTCCTTGAGATTCACAGCTTTCATTATTTTAGCCTCTCATATTCAAAATTCACTATACTGGTCCCCGAGATTCAGCTTCAAGCACCATATTGGTCCCTGGACCCTTTCCGACGTTGAGTCGACGAATGAAATGCTAAACTAGCTCTGACTTGCCATGGGGCTAAATGATGTCGTTTTATTTTAGGGCTTGAACAAAGGCGAAAATGAGATGGTTTTGGAGGATGAGGGGAGATAAAACAATTTGCACATGATATAAACTTTTCTTCGTCTTCTCGTTTTTGCCTTGTTTAAGTGCCAAAGCTAAACAAGGCAAAAACTTATAAATCAAGATTTTTTTTTAGCTTGAGTTTTTTTTTCCCCAAATCATATAAACTTTTCTTCAAGCAAGATTATGTATTTCATTATACTGCATTGTATAATTTTTGTATTTCTTTATGACTAATAATACTCTTACATTAAAATTCAGTAATCagttttaatttatgttattaaaCTTCGTTAGAttgataaatatatttaaatataataatatgaGCAATGCTACATGGCCagcaaatattatcatttttgGCCAGCAATAATTTGCACCTATATTTACAAACGTTTTGCACACAACAAGCATATAATTTGCACATATATTTATTAGAGTTTTGCACACATGAATCAATATAGTTTGCACCCAAGTTTTTCAGACTTTGCACACATGAATTAGTAAAATCTATTTGTTAAAGACAATTTAGTGTTTGTGCTGGCCAAATTATGGTAAAAAATACTAAAAGATGCGGGCTCCCAAGAGTTTctctaataatatatttatattaatattagttaattattGATTATTAACTATAATTATGTTATGTAAATCAAAAAGCTATTCATTTCCACAAGTCAATCGAAGCACTTTTACGTttattgatttcaatattgaaaaGGCCTTCCCATTAAGCGCATCCAAAGAGGAAGGTGTTAAACGCTTTAGCGTTTTAAATTGGATACACTTCCCTATTTAGAGCTTTCCACGTGGAAGGCGCTTTCCCGTTAAAGCGCCTCCAAGTcaaattgcaaaggaaaaaaTTACAAGGTGCAACCGTGGCAAAATGGTAGCATTTTGATGATAAGTTTTAAAAATAGTGTCATATTGGAAAACAAGCCCAAGTTGAAACCCTGTTATTGATAGAAGCTTAGAGATCCAATTTCTAGAAAATTGGAAGAGTAAGCACATTCTTCTTTTGAAATCCGAGACAAATATTTAATGTCCTTCCCTCTTCAATATAGAAAAATCTAGTCACATCAATTAAACCATGACTCAAAAATCTTATAGAAGATAAAGTgacaatatataaaaaaaatcatacaatataactttatttaaataaatttacctGGCTACAGCTGTACAAACATCTTCCACCAAATGCCCATGCCAAGCCAGTAACCTGGAGGAAATCAACATTGAAGAAATCAACAAAGTATTGCAGCTTCAAGAAGTCATCTAACTCAAGAGAAAGgaacaataataatattaaaagaaTAGAATTATAATATttgaacaaataaaataaaaaacctaCGATATAGTCATGTGCATCATATGAACCAAGCTTGTTGAATTCCTTAGAAGATATGTCACATAGCCATATTTCAAAGGAGCCAGAACCTTTGCCTATTGCTAAAAGCATCTTGGAAGAGCATTGAACATGCACAGTTACTGAAAGTACAGAAACTGGGACAACATTGACAGTTATAAcctatttagaaattaaaaactCAGTAAATGAAGTGCTGAGAAAGAAAGATAGAAGTGACAAGAGTCTGAAATTTAAGTAAGAACTAGAAAGTACCTCCTTCAACAAAATGAACACATTCTGATCCACTTCTGTTGATTTAATCAATTTGTGATAGTCACCCAACCAAACCTTGACACTGATAAGTGCATATATTTCAGCTTAGGTCAGATATTTGGTGCAAAATGTAACAACATACACGCAGTCTAATTAGAAGTGTGAGGGAACTGAGGATCAATACATTGACCACTTAATCAAGAGTCTAAGGTGCTATGTCAAGAATCATTCATTTTAACTCACCTCCCATCAGAGCTTCCAGTAGCTAATAAAATTTGTGGATTTGAGGAATTAACAGAAAATGACAACCAACTTATTGTTGTAACCCATGAATTGTGTGCTTCAAGAAATCCAACAAATTTCACAGCAGATGGGATTTTTCCACCCTCAATAGTATAGCAATCTGGTGCATAAAATCTCCATAAAGAAATTTTACCAGACTTCCCTCCAACAGCAAGTAGGCTGACAGTAGCGTGAATATCATGCAGTAAAGGAGACCATGAAACAACAATTGAGCTTAGCATTGCACTGCGAGTAGCATATTGATCAGCACTTATCACAGGCAACGTGTGGTTCTCGGGCACTGTTTTCAAGGATTTCTTTTTAGGTTTAGCCACAGAATCTATTTCATCTGATGCATTTCTCTGCATGAACAATCTAACTTTAAGTACATAAAATCAAATTAACAAATATATAAAATTGTTTCAGTTAACCACAATTGTTTTAGCTGTAGTTAACTATGATTTACGgtaaaaaaaatgatgagaatGAATGTACAACTTATTATAGAAAAACCATAGTTTATATTACCAACAAGAAAAATGGCCATTCTGTTCATGAAGCATATACGACAAAAGaaagcattttttattttatttgaaattaaatccATATCACATTTAATTTATATACTTTGTATCAGAACAAGCATCATCATGACTCGATTTCAACAAAAGTCCAATATTAGATTCTCTAGAGACTGTGTCTGGGGTGCGTACATATATAAGTAACATGCATCCAGGTCATATAAACTTTGTTAATGTCCCCTTATTTTGAAACAGCATTTTTCAAGTTATTGATTATCATCTGATCTTTTCTTTTCTGCTGGCATAAAATAGATGATATCAAAAGATGAAATATATCATGAGCATGACTGGTCTCAGAATAACTAATTCTACCCCAAGTAGAGTACGAAAAAAGAAAACCAACCAAGAACATGGATGGATAAGATAACTTACTTTGGAAAAATCTAATGAAGTCCCCGTGCCTTGAAACTCAGTACATTGCAAATATTCAAACAGCCGTTCACTAACGTTCACAACCTAAACAAAATAAGAATAGTGGCAGTTGGCaggcaattaaacatgcaaactATAAACACCTTCAATTTCAGTTCCATAAATGGAAACGCAAAAAGGAATTAGACACAACATACTTTCTATTTTACATATTTACAGCTAACATTTAATTTTTCTCCAAAGATGCTACAAAATTACAACTTTTCTCAATCAGATCTGCTTTCAAAAGAAGCAATATCCCTATCCCAATCCCAATATGAACTATGCAGTTCACAGTTCagtttcatgttttctttaaGCACACAAAGATGGCATCAGTTCCTATTCCACATGATAAACCACTTTTATTGCACACACCTCAATCCATTCTGAACAGAAATCACAAAAGGGTGGACGATAAACCTTCACGTGTCCTTCGCTAGTGCAAACAGCCAGCAAGCACctgtaaataatatatattacttATCGAATAAAATATCAATTTTGTCATTGAATAGAAATAACTGTGCATCTTTGCTTGCTAACCATCAAATTCTTACCCTGAATTCAAAGCAATGCCAAGTGGCGACCATGATATTGACTGAACAACAGGCTTATCATCACGGTACAAACTAATAGGGAGGAGGCATCCAGAGATTAAATCTGTGCAATGCATGATTCAATTCAGAAATGTTAGCATTCTGTGGTTGGCAGCTCTCATTCAAAATGATTAAAAATTCTTTTaccaaatattaataataaacatCAAGATTGACCATGTTACATGACAAAGAAAACTCTCTCCAAACCATAAAACTCATCCCTATATGAGCACTACCAAAAACAAAAATCTCCATATACTGTATAACAACTGAGTAGTTTCACATGTTTGGCATTGACCATGTAAGGTAATGTGGTTTTCCCGTTAATGGTTCCTTTATTTTTCTGGTTTATCAAGGGATTACCCATCCCTACTACTAGGAAAATAGGCTAACCCCTCTTCAATAATAGCCAGGCTTCCCTCCCAAATCAGGTCCTCTCAACTCATAATTGAATGGGATACTCCATAGTGTTGTATATCGACTATAGCTAGGTTTGAACCTAGTTCTTCATGTATACTACCCAAACTCCTCACCACTAAACCACTcttaggtagtgtttgttttcAAAGACTGAAATCGGGACTGAGTATTGTGTTTGGTTGCCAGATACTAGAACGAAAATTTTAGTTTCACAACACAAAATTCCAGTCCCTTTAGTACCTCAAAAAGTGGAGAAACAAGACTAAAATTTCtaaagatggagactgaaacttttaACATTTTCTTTAATAACTAAAGGTATTTTAGTAAATATCTTTATTTCATCTCCATATTCTTCTTGAACCAAACAAGATACTAAGACATAACTTAGTCCTATACACTTTACACCAAACATAATATAGAgacttaatttagtctcagtcTCCCAATCTCTGTCTCTGTCTCAGTCTCCATCTCCTTTCCAAACACAGCCTTAGCGACTAACAAAGCTGCTTCCTACATTTGTGTAGCCAATGCTTTGTGCTTTGTGGATATGGATCCGTTTAAACCAGGCGATGAGTAACTTTTAAGTCCGAATGAATTTCATGATCCAaccattaaaataaaataaaatcttatagaaataaaagaaaaaacataACAAGTGAGTAGCTTATGAATTTGACCTTTTCTTTCAACAAAGCCAGAGAGGAATGGCTCAATTGGAGAGATTTTGATTATTCCACGTGGTCCATGAGGCATGTCTGGTCTCTGACCAAGGGAAAAAAAGGACAAAAAAAAGTTAGCaataaaaaacattttttttttataaaaatacataaaatagaGCGAAAGAAGGGAAGAGTACAAACAAGAATGGTAACGAAATGGGTGGTAGCAACAGCAAGGAGGTTGTCTTGGGACCAAGCAATGGCGTTTGGGAAACTAGGCGAACCAAGAAGCATAGTAGTCTGTAACGGAGCtggagaggaagaggaagaggaagaagccaTGTGTTTATCACACGTCAATGTAGCTCGTCCTTCTTctgtttaaataaaaatcaaaatgacaaaaactaaaaaaattgaaaagagcgGTA from Arachis ipaensis cultivar K30076 chromosome B02, Araip1.1, whole genome shotgun sequence harbors:
- the LOC107625474 gene encoding uncharacterized protein LOC107625474 isoform X3, which encodes MDGFDLHFPLWNREEGRATLTCDKHMASSSSSSSPAPLQTTMLLGSPSFPNAIAWSQDNLLAVATTHFVTILRPDMPHGPRGIIKISPIEPFLSGFVERKDLISGCLLPISLYRDDKPVVQSISWSPLGIALNSGCLLAVCTSEGHVKVYRPPFCDFCSEWIERNASDEIDSVAKPKKKSLKTVPENHTLPVISADQYATRSAMLSSIVVSWSPLLHDIHATVSLLAVGGKSGKISLWRFYAPDCYTIEGGKIPSAVKFVGFLEAHNSWVTTISWLSFSVNSSNPQILLATGSSDGSVKVWLGDYHKLIKSTEVDQNVFILLKEVITVNVVPVSVLSVTVHVQCSSKMLLAIGKGSGSFEIWLCDISSKEFNKLGSYDAHDYIVTGLAWAFGGRCLYSCSQDNLVRSWILRDRCLEEVPVHMPHNNNSSSASNDVYDSCLGAAVSPGNLVVATVHCFDVEKLNRMYEGRVLRAAIDYHWIGGLHVDICLNRPVPFYTEEHSGLAEKDLTNWGSNIIWSLNQYQCLDRPLVLLDIILALLDFKVSMPRYVEHLLIKWISLSFPGFHTDLPSEKTLLQVSSSLSGVPSRMLHLLNIICRRVMLAQLDADEITRISSEVQNTKGECCSMDEQVTKWIAILGSSERELRERLVGFSFCASQTSKSRPGATPFQTGHWYPVGLAQMEQWIALNNDHVRGELKSIASEVTNEKSRCSALESCSYCSASVPFESPEFGLCQGKTSGSGSNDKRHKLSRCAVSMKVCPSIPLWFCVCCHRVAFRLAPDPLFGMSSFQFDSDFVTKSLSRAVSSKPLCPYCGILLQRRQPDFLVSPLPV
- the LOC107625474 gene encoding uncharacterized protein LOC107625474 isoform X2; the encoded protein is MDGFDLHFPLWNREEGRATLTCDKHMASSSSSSSPAPLQTTMLLGSPSFPNAIAWSQDNLLAVATTHFVTILRPDMPHGPRGIIKISPIEPFLSGFVERKDLISGCLLPISLYRDDKPVVQSISWSPLGIALNSGCLLAVCTSEGHVKVYRPPFCDFCSEWIEVVNVSERLFEYLQCTEFQGTGTSLDFSKRNASDEIDSVAKPKKKSLKTVPENHTLPVISADQYATRSAMLSSIVVSWSPLLHDIHATVSLLAVGGKSGKISLWRFYAPDCYTIEGGKIPSAVKFVGFLEAHNSWVTTISWLSFSVNSSNPQILLATGSSDGSVKVWLGDYHKLIKSTEVDQNVFILLKEVITVNVVPVSVLSVTVHVQCSSKMLLAIGKGSGSFEIWLCDISSKEFNKLGSYDAHDYIVTGLAWAFGGRCLYSCSQDNLVRSWILRDRCLEEVPVHMPHNNNSSSASNDVYDSCLGAAVSPGNLVVATVHCFDVEKLNRMYEGRVLRAAIDYHWIGGLHVDICLNRPVPFYTEEHSGLAEKDLTNWGSNIIWSLNQYQCLDRPLVLLDIILALLDFKVSMPRYVEHLLIKWISLSFPGFHTDLPSEKTLLQVSSSLSGVPSRMLHLLNIICRRVMLAQLDADEITRISSEVQNTKGECCSMDEQVTKWIAILGSSERELRERLVGFSFCASQTSKSRPGATPFQTGHWYPVGLAQMEQWIALNNDHVRGELKSIASEVTNEKRCSALESCSYCSASVPFESPEFGLCQGKTSGSGSNDKRHKLSRCAVSMKVCPSIPLWFCVCCHRVAFRLAPDPLFGMSSFQFDSDFVTKSLSRAVSSKPLCPYCGILLQRRQPDFLVSPLPV
- the LOC107625474 gene encoding uncharacterized protein LOC107625474 isoform X1 — protein: MDGFDLHFPLWNREEGRATLTCDKHMASSSSSSSPAPLQTTMLLGSPSFPNAIAWSQDNLLAVATTHFVTILRPDMPHGPRGIIKISPIEPFLSGFVERKDLISGCLLPISLYRDDKPVVQSISWSPLGIALNSGCLLAVCTSEGHVKVYRPPFCDFCSEWIEVVNVSERLFEYLQCTEFQGTGTSLDFSKRNASDEIDSVAKPKKKSLKTVPENHTLPVISADQYATRSAMLSSIVVSWSPLLHDIHATVSLLAVGGKSGKISLWRFYAPDCYTIEGGKIPSAVKFVGFLEAHNSWVTTISWLSFSVNSSNPQILLATGSSDGSVKVWLGDYHKLIKSTEVDQNVFILLKEVITVNVVPVSVLSVTVHVQCSSKMLLAIGKGSGSFEIWLCDISSKEFNKLGSYDAHDYIVTGLAWAFGGRCLYSCSQDNLVRSWILRDRCLEEVPVHMPHNNNSSSASNDVYDSCLGAAVSPGNLVVATVHCFDVEKLNRMYEGRVLRAAIDYHWIGGLHVDICLNRPVPFYTEEHSGLAEKDLTNWGSNIIWSLNQYQCLDRPLVLLDIILALLDFKVSMPRYVEHLLIKWISLSFPGFHTDLPSEKTLLQVSSSLSGVPSRMLHLLNIICRRVMLAQLDADEITRISSEVQNTKGECCSMDEQVTKWIAILGSSERELRERLVGFSFCASQTSKSRPGATPFQTGHWYPVGLAQMEQWIALNNDHVRGELKSIASEVTNEKSRCSALESCSYCSASVPFESPEFGLCQGKTSGSGSNDKRHKLSRCAVSMKVCPSIPLWFCVCCHRVAFRLAPDPLFGMSSFQFDSDFVTKSLSRAVSSKPLCPYCGILLQRRQPDFLVSPLPV